Proteins from a single region of Hydrogenobacter sp.:
- a CDS encoding ATP-binding cassette domain-containing protein, producing MKKVVEVESLYLSIGDRQILKNIDFEVFEGEIFTIIGGSGSGKTSITKCIVGLWKPTSGRVVVFGKDINTLNITELDILRKNIGYVFQGAALFDSLKVWENVGFYYLERTNMSEKEVKDLALEKLKLVGLNEDVLDLYPSELSGGMKKRVGIARAIATDPRLVIYDEPTSGLDPITSRMIDELILSLRERTGTTSIVVSHDLVSAFGISDRLMVLKDGEMAQIGTPQDILSSNVPFVREFLKKGLGDLSKVKTAAF from the coding sequence ATGAAAAAAGTAGTTGAAGTTGAAAGTCTCTATCTTAGTATAGGTGATAGACAGATACTCAAGAACATAGATTTTGAAGTTTTTGAGGGGGAGATATTCACCATAATAGGTGGGAGCGGGAGCGGGAAAACATCTATAACCAAATGTATAGTAGGTCTGTGGAAACCCACCAGTGGTAGAGTGGTGGTGTTCGGGAAGGATATAAACACACTCAATATCACGGAGCTTGATATTTTAAGGAAGAATATAGGATACGTATTTCAGGGTGCGGCACTCTTTGATAGTCTGAAGGTTTGGGAAAACGTGGGTTTTTATTATCTGGAACGTACTAATATGAGCGAGAAAGAAGTAAAGGATCTTGCTCTTGAAAAACTAAAGCTGGTTGGTCTCAATGAAGATGTTCTTGACCTCTATCCTTCTGAGCTTTCGGGAGGTATGAAAAAGAGAGTAGGTATAGCCAGAGCTATAGCAACTGACCCAAGACTCGTCATATACGATGAGCCTACATCGGGCCTTGATCCTATAACCAGTAGAATGATAGATGAACTTATACTTTCTCTGAGGGAAAGAACCGGCACTACTTCCATAGTTGTATCTCACGATCTGGTCTCCGCCTTTGGTATATCTGACAGACTTATGGTTTTAAAAGATGGTGAGATGGCGCAGATAGGAACTCCTCAAGATATACTATCATCAAATGTGCCTTTTGTAAGAGAGTTTCTAAAGAAAGGTTTGGGAGACCTTTCTAAGGTGAAAACTGCAGCCTTTTAA
- a CDS encoding pyridoxamine 5'-phosphate oxidase family protein, producing the protein MLPADLIDLIKSLGVFPVVLGTADTEGNVHLTFITWVYPINEKTLRIALSSGSKSAKNLQERGKACVMLFSPNKALTCYGNVRMVLERIEDVKFPVSVFELHIDKVEDNLFPGGTVTGIIPFAHTGNVEKMVELDSTVIEAMRRA; encoded by the coding sequence ATGCTACCTGCAGACCTTATAGACCTTATAAAGAGCTTAGGTGTATTTCCTGTGGTGCTTGGAACAGCTGACACAGAGGGTAATGTACATCTGACCTTCATAACCTGGGTGTATCCTATCAATGAGAAGACTCTACGTATTGCTCTCAGCTCCGGATCTAAAAGTGCAAAGAACCTACAAGAGAGAGGCAAAGCATGCGTTATGCTTTTCTCACCCAACAAAGCTCTCACATGCTATGGCAACGTACGGATGGTTCTTGAAAGGATAGAGGATGTAAAATTCCCCGTGTCCGTGTTTGAACTTCATATAGATAAAGTTGAGGACAATCTCTTTCCCGGTGGTACCGTAACGGGTATAATACCCTTTGCGCACACAGGTAATGTGGAAAAAATGGTCGAGCTTGACAGTACGGTTATAGAGGCTATGAGGCGAGCATGA
- a CDS encoding C40 family peptidase — protein sequence MVGVITLIVWMLSSVYMSFAFPESSKEDEVVITALSLIDRRYKFGSESSQAMDCSAFVQKVFLINGINLPRSAREQANYGIPVKKQDLKPGDLLFFATYASYPSHVGIYLGDGKMIHASTTQGIIISKIDEPYWEKRFLFAKRILRDQNEDEIKDIILESLRDKF from the coding sequence ATGGTGGGTGTTATAACTCTAATAGTGTGGATGTTATCCTCTGTGTATATGTCTTTTGCCTTTCCAGAAAGTTCAAAAGAGGACGAAGTGGTTATTACCGCACTATCACTCATAGATAGAAGATACAAATTCGGTTCGGAAAGCTCTCAAGCAATGGACTGCTCGGCTTTCGTACAGAAGGTTTTTCTAATAAACGGTATAAATCTTCCCAGATCGGCAAGAGAACAGGCAAATTACGGTATCCCTGTAAAAAAGCAGGACTTAAAACCTGGGGATTTACTCTTTTTTGCAACCTACGCAAGTTATCCCTCGCATGTAGGCATATATTTAGGTGATGGGAAAATGATACATGCCTCCACTACTCAAGGTATCATCATAAGCAAAATAGATGAACCTTATTGGGAAAAGAGATTCCTTTTTGCTAAAAGGATACTGCGAGACCAAAATGAGGATGAAATAAAGGATATTATCTTGGAAAGCTTGAGGGACAAATTTTAG
- the mnmH gene encoding tRNA 2-selenouridine(34) synthase MnmH translates to MLEIEAHELYNLEDKVLVDVRSPSEYNEFHIPGAINLPIFEDEEKKIIGFIYRTQGTQKAKDFGYSIAQSKLARIFDSFRKLKDNHRYVIVYCWRGGMRSQELCKALSSAGIQVIRLKGGYRAYRQFILQDIQNRLRGVNFLVLTGKTGVGKSKILRLLKMEGLPVIDLEDLAQDRGSVFGKVGKKTKVSQKMFDALLYESLRGINCDYAFIEDESRCVGNIHLPDVLWSKKEEGVFIELENSMENRVKNILEEYTKVEGWEEEVRQSLERIKKYLGESDYTEALNMLKNKKYETLVKFLIETHYDRRYRVSKKPIYTINCSDIQRCKAELIKIFDTYSKICPSSFPR, encoded by the coding sequence ATGCTGGAAATAGAAGCTCATGAGCTTTACAATCTTGAAGATAAGGTACTTGTAGACGTAAGAAGTCCTTCTGAGTATAACGAGTTTCACATACCTGGTGCCATAAACTTACCCATCTTTGAAGATGAGGAAAAGAAGATCATAGGCTTCATATACAGAACTCAAGGCACACAAAAAGCTAAGGATTTTGGATATTCAATAGCTCAAAGTAAACTCGCAAGGATCTTTGATAGTTTCAGAAAACTAAAAGACAACCATCGGTATGTGATAGTTTATTGCTGGAGGGGAGGTATGAGAAGTCAGGAACTTTGTAAAGCTTTATCTTCAGCGGGTATACAGGTTATAAGACTAAAGGGTGGATACAGAGCTTACAGGCAGTTTATACTGCAAGATATCCAAAACAGGCTACGGGGTGTAAACTTCCTCGTTCTTACTGGAAAAACTGGTGTAGGGAAAAGCAAGATCCTGAGATTACTGAAGATGGAGGGCTTACCTGTAATTGATCTTGAAGATCTCGCCCAGGATAGAGGTTCTGTATTCGGTAAGGTAGGCAAGAAGACAAAAGTTTCCCAAAAGATGTTTGATGCTCTATTGTACGAGAGTTTGAGAGGTATAAACTGTGATTATGCTTTTATTGAGGACGAAAGCAGATGTGTAGGGAACATACATCTGCCAGATGTTCTATGGAGCAAAAAAGAGGAAGGTGTATTCATAGAGCTGGAAAACAGCATGGAAAACAGAGTTAAAAATATACTTGAGGAATATACAAAAGTGGAAGGGTGGGAGGAAGAAGTGAGGCAATCCCTTGAAAGGATAAAAAAGTATTTGGGTGAAAGTGACTATACCGAGGCGTTAAATATGCTAAAAAACAAAAAGTATGAAACTCTCGTAAAATTCCTCATAGAGACCCACTACGACAGAAGGTATAGGGTGAGCAAGAAACCTATTTATACGATTAATTGTAGCGATATACAAAGGTGCAAGGCGGAACTTATAAAAATTTTTGATACATACTCTAAAATTTGTCCCTCAAGCTTTCCAAGATAA
- a CDS encoding DsrE family protein: protein MYARVIFTLLLILCVSFGAEGAKFIQTQYTKPFKAVVEFYFDNPEKIGPALGWVSNLVYVLSNPPYNYSPEDIDIVVVSHGRELPVFAKENRKKYESIVERIESLSFYGVKFTVCSMAARQFYGYSEKDFYPFVTLVPSALTELIHWQQMGYGLLIPQVLEVK, encoded by the coding sequence ATGTACGCAAGAGTTATCTTCACCCTTTTGCTGATCCTTTGCGTATCCTTTGGGGCTGAGGGTGCCAAATTTATACAGACACAGTACACTAAACCATTTAAGGCTGTGGTAGAATTTTACTTTGATAATCCTGAAAAGATAGGTCCGGCTTTGGGTTGGGTATCTAACTTGGTGTACGTACTTTCCAACCCACCTTACAACTATTCTCCTGAGGATATAGATATAGTTGTTGTATCTCACGGTAGGGAGCTTCCTGTATTCGCCAAAGAGAATAGAAAGAAGTACGAAAGCATAGTAGAGAGGATAGAGAGTCTAAGTTTTTACGGCGTGAAGTTCACAGTTTGCTCCATGGCGGCAAGGCAGTTTTACGGATACTCGGAGAAGGATTTTTATCCTTTCGTAACGCTTGTACCTTCTGCTCTCACGGAGTTAATTCATTGGCAGCAAATGGGTTACGGGTTACTGATACCTCAAGTTTTGGAAGTAAAGTAA
- the rpoZ gene encoding DNA-directed RNA polymerase subunit omega: MSRRPNVEMALKLVSSRYELVHAAAKRVEQLMQYGEDIFVKDKTKGDLVKKTFQAIEDIASGKVRVLKVDNGESS; encoded by the coding sequence ATGAGTAGGAGACCTAACGTGGAGATGGCATTAAAGCTCGTATCTTCAAGGTATGAGCTTGTGCATGCTGCAGCTAAAAGGGTAGAACAACTTATGCAATACGGTGAAGATATATTCGTAAAGGACAAAACAAAAGGGGATCTCGTGAAAAAAACCTTCCAAGCTATTGAAGATATAGCCAGCGGTAAGGTAAGGGTATTGAAGGTGGACAATGGGGAGAGTTCATGA